The Palleronia sp. THAF1 genome window below encodes:
- a CDS encoding DUF4864 domain-containing protein, whose protein sequence is MRPFIAAIALCLAALPAAAQEAEIEGVISSQLEAFQSDDFGQAFSYASPMIQGMFRTPQNFGSMVQQGYPMVHRPGAVTYLELEGEPPLMRQKVMIQDASGAFHTLEYEMLQDGDAWLINGVQMLSAPAVGV, encoded by the coding sequence ATGCGTCCATTCATCGCCGCCATCGCCCTGTGCCTCGCCGCTCTACCCGCCGCAGCGCAAGAAGCAGAGATCGAGGGCGTGATCTCTTCCCAGCTAGAGGCCTTCCAGTCGGACGACTTCGGGCAGGCGTTCAGCTACGCCTCGCCCATGATACAAGGCATGTTCCGCACGCCGCAGAACTTCGGGTCGATGGTGCAGCAGGGCTACCCCATGGTCCACCGCCCCGGTGCCGTGACCTATCTGGAACTGGAGGGCGAGCCGCCCCTGATGCGCCAGAAGGTCATGATCCAGGACGCATCCGGCGCTTTCCACACGTTGGAATATGAGATGCTGCAAGATGGTGACGCTTGGCTGATCAACGGCGTACAGATGCTTTCGGCCCCCGCTGTCGGCGTTTGA
- a CDS encoding glycosyl hydrolase family 28-related protein: MNKVITEGLVLAPTPFADGLDVYSKDDGTAGSATYAGDQNAAYVPADQDFGGALELRKVANVQRVRYMGRTPILPGTYLRVTARMRVISGSIPTIRIGGTPARGSDIVVGGLPTSGPSVTPQGYGEVVEVSAIVGAGRRGGVDLTWGSVPQYGFFGIDLTGPNGGVVRIDDIEIEDVTSVFIADMLPIVDVRDYGAFGDGTTNDTAAFNAADADSDGREIIVPKGTYLLDGDVYIDTRIRFEGTIVQPRNHLFVLRKNFDLATYIDAFGDEVEAFKKATQALLGNSDHESLDMSGRRVDLDAPIDMAEATGRDVFEIRRVIRNGQFNVKPGPAWDVGRVTSPGSYDPSNAGRLTNVNYAAQIEIGSHVTGAGVGREVYVKDVNVGAKIVYLSQPLYGGAGRRTFTFSRYRYVLDFGRFTKLSKFTLDSIDFQMDGRASGIMMAQDGETFHLRDCHITKPSHRGLTSFGRACQDLQIDRCHFISAEQDVAATQRVSVGFNVNANDAKIRDSRFQRLGTTMVLNGAGHLIVGNHWFQGDNLTNSPRTGGIVLTQPNVKSVITGNYLDNSSIIWTNEHDAYPDFNAEFTFGGLSVTGNIFTANDTNSSFAWIIIKPYGPGHYIQGLSVTGNVFRSINGSNERVETVDTSIADLDRAAFRTIEWTGNTFNNVNQATINPVTLEFTQNSAQQTWTLAPGGWMPFNGWTRTVPAIAPVGRLRDNGGATLYEMPACDTVEGSNSDLVRLHFSKPAKGKVQLTVRCDKPY, translated from the coding sequence ATGAACAAGGTGATTACCGAAGGCCTGGTCCTGGCTCCGACTCCGTTCGCGGACGGGCTGGATGTCTATTCGAAGGATGATGGCACCGCCGGATCCGCCACCTATGCCGGGGACCAGAACGCGGCCTACGTGCCTGCCGATCAGGACTTCGGCGGTGCATTGGAGTTGCGCAAGGTCGCGAACGTGCAGCGTGTGCGCTACATGGGCCGTACGCCGATCCTGCCCGGTACTTATCTGCGCGTCACGGCCCGGATGCGGGTGATTTCCGGTTCTATTCCGACGATCCGCATCGGCGGCACGCCTGCGCGCGGCAGCGATATCGTCGTTGGCGGTCTTCCGACCTCTGGCCCCTCTGTTACGCCTCAGGGCTACGGAGAGGTCGTCGAGGTCAGCGCCATCGTCGGTGCGGGCCGTCGCGGCGGGGTGGATTTGACCTGGGGCTCTGTCCCGCAATACGGATTCTTCGGCATCGACCTGACCGGTCCCAACGGCGGGGTCGTCCGGATCGACGATATCGAGATCGAGGATGTCACCTCTGTCTTCATCGCCGACATGCTGCCCATCGTGGATGTGCGCGACTACGGCGCGTTCGGTGATGGCACGACCAACGACACCGCCGCCTTCAACGCCGCCGATGCCGACAGCGACGGGCGCGAGATCATCGTCCCCAAGGGCACCTACCTGCTGGATGGCGATGTCTACATCGACACGCGCATCCGCTTCGAAGGCACGATCGTCCAGCCCCGCAACCACCTGTTCGTGCTGCGCAAGAACTTCGATCTGGCCACCTACATCGATGCGTTTGGCGACGAGGTCGAGGCGTTCAAGAAAGCGACGCAGGCGCTTCTGGGCAACTCCGACCACGAAAGCCTAGACATGAGCGGTCGGCGCGTCGATCTGGATGCGCCCATCGACATGGCAGAGGCCACGGGCCGCGACGTGTTCGAGATCCGGCGCGTCATTCGCAACGGCCAGTTCAACGTCAAGCCTGGACCGGCATGGGACGTGGGTCGGGTGACGTCACCGGGCAGCTACGATCCTTCGAACGCCGGGCGCCTGACCAACGTGAACTATGCCGCGCAGATCGAGATCGGTTCCCATGTGACCGGCGCGGGTGTCGGGCGCGAGGTCTACGTGAAGGACGTCAACGTCGGCGCGAAGATCGTCTACCTCTCGCAGCCGTTGTATGGCGGCGCGGGACGGCGGACCTTCACGTTCAGCCGCTACCGCTACGTCCTTGATTTCGGACGCTTCACCAAGCTGTCGAAGTTCACGCTGGACTCCATCGACTTCCAGATGGACGGGCGCGCCAGCGGCATCATGATGGCGCAGGACGGCGAGACCTTCCATCTGCGCGACTGCCACATCACCAAGCCCAGCCACCGCGGTCTGACCTCTTTCGGGCGGGCCTGTCAGGACCTGCAGATCGACCGGTGCCACTTCATCTCTGCCGAGCAGGATGTGGCCGCCACGCAGCGCGTCTCCGTCGGGTTCAACGTCAATGCGAACGACGCCAAGATCCGCGACAGCCGGTTTCAGCGGTTGGGCACGACGATGGTGCTGAACGGCGCGGGCCACCTGATCGTGGGCAACCACTGGTTCCAGGGCGACAACCTGACCAACAGTCCGCGCACTGGTGGCATCGTATTGACGCAGCCCAACGTGAAGTCGGTCATCACGGGCAACTACCTTGATAACTCGTCCATCATCTGGACGAACGAGCACGACGCCTATCCCGACTTCAACGCGGAATTCACCTTCGGCGGGCTCAGCGTCACCGGCAATATCTTCACCGCGAACGATACCAACAGCAGCTTCGCTTGGATCATTATCAAACCCTACGGGCCCGGCCACTATATTCAGGGACTGTCGGTCACCGGTAATGTGTTCCGTTCGATCAACGGCTCGAACGAGCGGGTCGAAACGGTGGACACCTCTATCGCCGATCTCGACCGCGCGGCCTTCCGCACGATCGAATGGACGGGCAACACGTTCAACAACGTCAATCAGGCCACGATCAACCCAGTCACGCTGGAGTTTACGCAAAACAGCGCGCAGCAGACGTGGACGCTGGCCCCCGGTGGCTGGATGCCGTTCAACGGCTGGACGCGCACGGTGCCCGCGATCGCTCCGGTGGGGCGCCTTCGGGACAATGGCGGGGCGACGCTGTACGAAATGCCGGCCTGCGACACCGTGGAGGGCAGCAACTCCGATCTCGTGCGCTTGCATTTCTCGAAGCCAGCGAAGGGCAAGGTGCAGCTGACAGTGCGCTGCGATAAACCCTACTGA
- a CDS encoding IS5 family transposase (programmed frameshift), translated as MSDLYWLSEAQMERLRPYFPKSHGVPRVDDRRVLSGIIFINRNGLRWRDAPREYGPHKTLYNRWKRWSDMGVFARIMAGLAAEAPDNKTISIDATYLKAHRTASSLWSKKGGRGRLIGRTKGGMNTKLHAVTDACGRPIRFFMTAGQASDYTGARALLSSLPDADWLLGDRGYDADWFREDLINKKIKPCIPGRKSRDTPVKYDKRRYRKRNRIEIMFGRLKDWRRVATRYDRSPTVFLSAIALAAAVIFWL; from the exons ATGAGTGATCTATACTGGCTGAGCGAGGCTCAGATGGAGCGGCTGCGGCCTTACTTTCCCAAGAGCCATGGCGTGCCCCGCGTCGATGATCGACGGGTCCTGAGCGGCATTATCTTCATCAATCGCAATGGCTTGCGATGGCGAGATGCGCCGCGTGAATATGGCCCCCACAAGACGCTTTACAACCGCTGGAAGCGGTGGAGCGATATGGGCGTGTTCGCGCGGATCATGGCTGGCTTGGCGGCGGAGGCGCCCGACAACAAGACGATCTCCATCGACGCCACGTATCTGAAAGCGCATCGCACGGCCTCGAGTCTATGGTCGA AAAAAGGGGGGCGTGGACGCCTGATCGGACGCACGAAGGGCGGCATGAACACCAAGCTGCACGCCGTGACGGACGCGTGTGGGCGGCCTATCCGGTTCTTCATGACGGCGGGACAGGCCAGCGATTACACTGGAGCCAGAGCTCTATTGAGCAGTCTTCCGGACGCCGACTGGCTCTTGGGGGACCGAGGATACGACGCGGACTGGTTCCGCGAAGACCTTATCAACAAGAAGATAAAGCCCTGCATCCCTGGCCGGAAGTCACGCGACACCCCGGTCAAATACGACAAACGCCGCTACCGAAAGCGCAACCGGATTGAGATCATGTTCGGTCGCCTGAAAGACTGGAGACGCGTGGCCACGCGTTACGACAGAAGCCCCACGGTCTTCCTCTCAGCCATCGCCCTCGCCGCTGCCGTCATCTTTTGGCTATGA
- the uvrB gene encoding excinuclease ABC subunit UvrB produces MHNNRPDQMPVLTHAPSDDVRDREKLEGGKRFRMETQFNAAGDQPTAIVELSDGVRNGERDQVLLGATGTGKTFTMAKVIEETQRPAIILAPNKTLAAQLYGEFKGFFPDNAVEYFVSYYDYYQPEAYVARSDTYIEKESQINEQIDRMRHSATRALLERDDVIIVASVSCIYGIGSVETYGAMTVDLHAGKEYDQRKVMADLVAQQYKRNDQAFQRGSFRVRGDVLEVWPAHLEDRAWRLSFFGEELEAILEFDPLTGEKVGTFDRIRIYANSHYVTPRPTMKQAVIKIKEELRMRLDQLVNEGKLLEAQRLEQRTNFDIEMLEATGVCNGIENYSRYLTGRAPGEPPPTLFEFIPDNAIVFADESHVSVPQIGGMYKGDYRRKFTLAEHGFRLPSCMDNRPLKFEEWDAMRPQSVFVSATPAAWELEQSGGVFTEQVIRPTGLLDPMVEIRPVEMQVDDLLDEIRKVAAKDMRTLATVLTKRMAEDLTEYLHEQGIRVRYMHSDIDTIERIEILRDLRLGAFDVLVGINLLREGLDIPECGLVAILDADKEGFLRSETSLIQTIGRAARNAEGRVIMYADRITGSMERAMRETDRRREKQIAYNEEHGITPETVKKNVDDILAGLYQGDVDMNRVTAKIDPKSAGSNMQAVMQGLRDDMRKAAENLEFEEAARLRDELKRLEAVDLAVSDDPLARQSAVEAASEAATRASGRSTAGRGGQRGGNVKRRKKGN; encoded by the coding sequence ATGCACAACAATCGCCCCGATCAGATGCCCGTTCTGACGCACGCGCCCTCGGACGACGTGCGCGATCGCGAGAAGCTGGAGGGTGGTAAGCGGTTTCGGATGGAGACGCAGTTCAACGCGGCGGGCGACCAGCCGACGGCGATCGTCGAACTTTCCGACGGTGTGCGGAACGGTGAGCGGGATCAAGTGCTTTTGGGTGCCACGGGCACTGGCAAAACCTTCACAATGGCCAAGGTGATCGAGGAAACGCAGCGCCCCGCCATCATTCTGGCACCCAACAAGACTCTGGCGGCGCAGCTATACGGCGAGTTCAAGGGCTTCTTCCCCGACAACGCCGTGGAATACTTCGTCAGCTACTACGACTATTATCAGCCCGAGGCCTACGTCGCGCGGTCGGACACCTACATCGAGAAGGAATCCCAGATCAACGAGCAGATCGACCGGATGCGCCACTCGGCGACACGCGCGTTGCTGGAAAGGGATGACGTGATCATCGTGGCCTCTGTGTCTTGCATCTACGGCATCGGCTCTGTCGAGACCTATGGCGCGATGACCGTCGACCTGCATGCGGGCAAGGAGTACGATCAGCGCAAAGTGATGGCCGACCTTGTGGCCCAGCAATACAAGCGCAACGACCAGGCGTTCCAGCGGGGCAGCTTCCGCGTGCGCGGCGACGTGCTGGAAGTGTGGCCCGCCCACCTTGAAGATCGCGCCTGGCGGTTGTCGTTCTTCGGCGAGGAGCTTGAGGCGATCCTGGAGTTCGATCCGCTGACCGGCGAAAAGGTCGGCACCTTCGACCGCATCCGCATCTACGCCAACAGCCACTACGTTACGCCGCGCCCGACGATGAAACAGGCCGTCATCAAGATCAAGGAAGAGCTGCGGATGCGCCTCGACCAGTTGGTGAACGAGGGAAAGCTGCTGGAGGCGCAGCGGCTGGAGCAGCGCACCAATTTCGACATCGAGATGCTGGAGGCCACGGGCGTCTGCAACGGGATCGAGAACTACTCGCGCTATCTCACGGGCCGCGCGCCGGGCGAGCCACCCCCTACCCTGTTCGAGTTCATCCCAGACAATGCCATTGTTTTCGCGGACGAATCCCACGTCTCGGTTCCGCAGATCGGCGGCATGTACAAGGGCGACTACCGGCGCAAGTTCACGCTGGCCGAGCACGGATTCCGCCTGCCGTCCTGCATGGACAACCGCCCCCTGAAGTTCGAGGAATGGGACGCCATGCGCCCGCAGTCCGTTTTCGTCTCGGCCACCCCCGCCGCGTGGGAGCTGGAGCAATCGGGCGGCGTCTTCACCGAACAGGTCATCCGTCCCACCGGCCTTCTGGACCCGATGGTCGAGATCCGCCCGGTGGAAATGCAGGTGGACGATCTGCTGGACGAGATCCGCAAGGTCGCCGCCAAAGATATGCGCACACTGGCCACGGTTCTGACCAAGCGCATGGCCGAGGATCTGACCGAATACCTGCACGAACAGGGCATCCGCGTGCGCTACATGCACTCTGACATCGACACGATCGAACGGATCGAGATCCTGCGTGACCTGCGCTTGGGCGCCTTCGACGTGCTGGTCGGCATCAACCTGCTGCGAGAGGGCTTGGACATCCCCGAATGCGGCCTTGTCGCGATTTTGGATGCGGATAAGGAAGGCTTCCTGCGGTCCGAAACCTCGCTGATCCAGACCATCGGCCGCGCCGCGCGGAACGCCGAAGGGCGCGTGATCATGTATGCCGACCGCATTACCGGCTCGATGGAGCGCGCCATGCGAGAGACGGACCGCCGCCGTGAAAAGCAGATCGCCTATAACGAGGAACACGGCATCACGCCGGAGACGGTGAAGAAGAACGTCGATGACATTCTGGCGGGTCTCTATCAGGGCGACGTCGACATGAACCGCGTGACCGCGAAGATCGACCCGAAGAGTGCGGGTTCGAACATGCAGGCCGTCATGCAGGGATTGCGCGACGACATGCGCAAGGCCGCCGAGAACCTGGAGTTCGAGGAAGCCGCCCGCCTGCGCGACGAGTTGAAGCGGCTGGAAGCGGTGGACCTTGCAGTGTCCGACGACCCCTTGGCGCGGCAGTCTGCAGTGGAAGCGGCGAGTGAGGCCGCAACGCGCGCCTCGGGGCGGTCGACGGCAGGACGTGGTGGGCAGCGCGGGGGCAATGTGAAGCGGCGGAAGAAGGGGAACTGA
- a CDS encoding ETC complex I subunit codes for MTARIFQPAKTAMSSGMAKTTEWVLEYTADEPRRIDPLMGWTSSADTQSQVRLHFQTKEEAMNYAEANGIDAVVTQPKKRGANLRPGGYGDNFATNRRGVWTH; via the coding sequence ATGACAGCCCGTATCTTTCAGCCCGCCAAAACCGCGATGTCCTCGGGCATGGCGAAAACGACCGAATGGGTGCTTGAGTATACTGCGGATGAGCCCCGGCGGATCGACCCGCTGATGGGCTGGACCTCTTCCGCGGACACGCAAAGCCAGGTGCGCCTGCACTTCCAGACCAAGGAAGAAGCGATGAATTATGCAGAGGCCAACGGCATCGACGCGGTTGTGACGCAGCCCAAAAAGCGCGGCGCGAACCTGCGCCCCGGCGGCTACGGCGACAATTTCGCCACCAATAGACGTGGTGTCTGGACACACTGA